A stretch of Hippoglossus hippoglossus isolate fHipHip1 chromosome 20, fHipHip1.pri, whole genome shotgun sequence DNA encodes these proteins:
- the LOC117754067 gene encoding uncharacterized protein LOC117754067, with amino-acid sequence MAALLLLLLSSVGALFLASDAQEAYDKLPQTYRGGVDLALEKINSHAGIQQHFLYFRSVTKSDIEPGFDVSYIYHHFYLKATKCQRGTVDSSACRFRNDRPLVDCAVCYKTFREEIEQEPKPYVHCIHKPALTEEMKVGRVEHCNRMGYSSGAPTLLASTGAD; translated from the exons ATGGCTgctttgttgctgctgctgctgtcgagCGTCGGAGCTTTGTTCCTCGCCTCCGACGCACAGGAGGCGTACGACAAACTCCCCCAAACCTACAGGGGAGGAGTGGATCTGGCTCTGGAGAAGATCAACTCTCACGCCGGGATCCAGCAACATTTTCTCTACTTCAGGAGCGTTACAAAGTCAGACATCGAG cctgGGTTTGATGTGAGCTACATCTACCACCACTTCTACCTTAAAGCCACCAAGTGCCAAAGAGGAACCGTGGACTCCTCGGCGTGTCGGTTCAGGAACGACAGA CCGCTGGTCGACTGTGCAGTCTGCTACAAGACTTTCAGAGAGGAAATTGAACAAGAGCCCAAACCCTACGTTCACTGCATCCACAAACCGGCCCTGACGGAG GAGATGAAGGTGGGCAGAGTGGAGCACTGCAACAGAATGGGCTACAGCAGCGGAGCTCCAACTCTACTGGCATCAACAGGAGCTGACTGA